Part of the Listeria innocua genome is shown below.
AGTTTTGTAAACCGATAAAGACCGATTTAATATTCGGATTTAGCGGCATATCTAAAAAACTAATCTGGATATTTGAAATCATCGGATATAACACAAGTGCTGCCAGTAAAACAAAACTTGGCGCAAGTAAAATCATTGCTAACTTAAAGTCGGACCTTTTATATACTTTTGTTTTCATAATGCCTCCTTAAATCAAAAAGCGACGTGCTAAACTGTATAAAAAGACGGGGAGACTCACCTCCCCGCTATTTGATTATTTACCCTCTTCTGCCTTTTTCTGTGCTGCTTTTAAGTCCGCTGAAACATCCCCACCGCCAACAGTTACGTTGTTAACCATTTGTGCGATAATACCTGAACTAGTTATATCACCCATTTTTGTTAGGTTTTTACCATCAACAAGTCCGAAAACTTGGATGTCGTTGAAAGATGCAGCGATTTCGTTTGGAAGATCACCAAATGATTTAATTACTTCATTTTCTTTGTATGCTTTTTGTTCTACTACTTCTTTATTTACTGGTTGTGCGCCACCTGGAGACATTAATACCCACGTTGCCATATTTTCTGGTTGAGACAAGTATTCAACAAATTTCTTCGTTGCTTTCTTTTGGTCATCATCCAAACCAGCAGAGATAGTCAATCCGGAAACTGTTCCATAAACTGCTTTTTCTTTTTCTTCTGGAATAGCGAATCCGATGTTAGATGGGTCGCCTTCTTCATATACAGATGGAAGAATATACGTAGAGTACATTGCCATTGGAACAGTACCATTCATAAACGCATCTTTAATTTCAGTTACGTCATTTGAACCAGGCATTGTGTAGGCTGAAAGATCTTTGTAGTACTGAAGAGCCTCTTTCATTTCTGGTGTATCAATCGTTACATTTCCTTTTGCATCTAAAACATTGGCTTTGTTAGAAAGTGCAAATTGAGAGAAAGCTTGCTCACTCATCGTACTTTCTGCTGTTGGAATTGCAATACCGTATTTTTTATCAGCTTTATTCGTGAATTTTTTCGCTACTTTTTCAATATCCGCCCAGTTTTTTGGTTCTTCAAAACCAGCATCGGCTAAAGCTTTTTTGTTGTACCAAATACCTTGAACCCAACCGCTTAATGGTGCTGCGATATAGCTTTTACCATCTTCAGAACGCACTAAGTTTGTTGCACCTTCATAGTATTTATCTTCTCCAACCGAGTCGATAACTGCTTTCACTGCATCTTGGTCAATTAACTCATCTTTATCCATTACTTTGGCAAAATCTTGGCTTACTTCCATAACTGCTGGAAGTTTACCAGAACGAGCAAGTGTGACAACTTTTGTATTAAAAGCATCTTCTTCAACTGGAATTTGTTTGATTTTGATCGTTGGATTTTCTTTTTCAAAATCAGCAATTAATTTATTAATAACATCTAAACGCTCTTTTTCAACGGATGAATGCATAAATTCAATTGTTACTTCCTTACTACCAGACTCTTTCCCTCCACATGCAGCTAATACCGCACTTAGAACCAACACAACAACAAGTAATACAAGACTTTTTTTCTTCATTTTTGTTCCTCCCTGTAATTTTTGGTTTTTAGCCAGCAGAATTCATAGCCTCTAAGCTTTATGGAATCGCTCCCAGTTACCGTGGAGCCCTTATAAAGATTTGTATAAACACCGCTGTCTAGTGAATAACTCACTTCTTTTTCTGATAAATTATGAATCAATATAATCGATTCCGCGCCGGATGAACGTTTAACAACAAACAATTCCGCCGTAGATTCTAAAACTTCCATCGCGATTTCTGGATGGAAAAGTGATTCCGCTTTTCGTGTGCTAATTAATTTCGTTAACGCATCATAAGTTTCTTTTCGTAAGGAGTCAGCCTGTTCTAGCTCTGCTGTAATTTCCGCTAAGTCGTATTTTTTTCGATTAATAGAGCGATTGTGCCCTGTTGTTTCTACGCCTAAATAATCATTGCGGCTTCCTAAAATACTTTGAACATAAACGGCTGGGACGCCTGGGATAGACATTAATACTGCATGAGCGACAAGAAATCTCGATAGTCTCAAGTCATCCGTGTCCGCCTGTTTACTTAACGCATCCATGTAAGTCACATTAATTTCATACGGACTTTTAGTACCATCTGGATTTTGTTTATAAGAAACGAGTGCTCCTTCTTTTTCCAAATCATCTACCAATGCTAAAATGTCTGCTTCTGGAATAATTCCGCGCACTGGATTTAAGCCAATTCCATCATGTGAGGCAAGGAAATTAAAGAATGTCCGCTTGCCTTCTGGGAGCTCTAAATTCTTCGCCCAATTGCTTAAAAACTCGGCATTGCCATGATGTATCGCATGGAGCACGAGTGGTGGAAGCGGGAATTGATAAACCATATGCGCTTCCTTTTCACCATTTCCAAAATAACTAATATTATCAACATGCGGCACATTCGTTTCAGTTATAATAATCGTCCCCGGAGCTGCAATGTCTACTAAATCTCTAAATAATTTCACGATTTCATGCGTCTCTTCTAAGTGAATCGAACTCGTTCCCGGCACTTTCCACATAAAGCCAACCGCATCAAGTCGCACATATTCCGCACCTTCTTCTAAATAGAACATCAAAACATCAATCATCTTGTAAAGCACTTCCGGACAAGCAAAGTTTAAATCAATCTGATCCTCACTAAACGTCGTCCAAATATAACCCTCTTTACCAGAAGCAAATTGAAACGGCGTGAGCACTGGTGTTGCACGTGGTCTTGTAACCGAACTAAGGTCAGTATCAGGATCCATTTCCACGAAAAAGTTTTGAAATTCCTTATCGCCCGCTAAATATCGCTTAAACCACTCACTTTTCGCCGACATATGATTACAAACAAAATCAAACATCAATCGCGCCGACTGTTCCATTTCCTTAATATCTTCCCAATCGCCAAGCTCCGGATTAACCGCTTTGTAATCAATAACCGAAAACCCATCATCCGAGGAATAAGGATAGAAAGGTAGGAAATGTACTACCTCAAAAGTCGATTTTAAATAACGATCATACATTTTCTTAAAGGTTGGTAAAGTTTTTTTGGATTCCTCTTTAAATTGGTCTCCATATGTAATTAAAACTATATCTTTCTCGTCCCATTTGTCTTTTCGTACTAACTTTCTTTGTTTCGTTTGGTTTACCCGCGCTTCAATTCTCGTTGCTAAACTCTCAACTACATCTTCAGAATATAACCGCGAAAGTCGTTTTCTTAAATTCGTCATCATTTACCTCCTAACCGGGAGCGCTCCCACAAAAAGAATTATAGTATGGAAAGCGCTTTCTGTCAAACACAATTTAAAAGGAATTTCCTAACATGTTGACAGTATTGAGTTTTTATCCCTATATAACATCTAGTTGGACATTTAGCGTAAAATTGAGTAATATAAACATGGATGATAATGACCGGAACCGATACCGGAAACAATAGAGAAAGGAAGATTACCTTGGCAGCTACCATTTATGACATAGCAAAACACGCGGGAGTTTCAAAATCAACGGTATCCAGAGTACTAAACAATCAAGCTAATATTTCCAAAGAATCAAGACAAAAAGTATTAGAAGCGATTGATGAACTCAACTACCAGCCAAGCAAACTAGCTCGCGCACTTACTTCTTCAGGCTTTGATGCTATCATGGTTATCTCAAATCGCTCCACAACCACAACAACAGGAAATCCATTTTTTTCCGAAATAATTCAATCCATTTCCACTCAAGCTGAGTTGGAAAATTTCGACCTTATTCTTCAGACCGCCAAAAACAGCGAAGACGAACTCAAAAAATGCCTCTCAAAAATCCAAGAAAAAATGATTAAAGGTATAATTATGCTAAGTTCCCCGGCTGATGAAGATTTTTTCCATCAATTAGACCCGTATAATATCCCCATTGTCGTTACCGGAAAAGTAGAAGGACATTACAAAAATATTTATTCCGTTGACACAGACAATTTTGGTGATAGTTATGCTCTAACTAAACATTTAATCAAGCAAGGTCATAAGAAAATTGCTTGTATCCACGCACCGCTTGATTATCATGTTTCGATTGATCGCCTTGCTGGTTTTCGAAGCTGCCTATTTGACCACCAATTAGACCTTCGCAATGACTGGATTATTGATAGCGGTTATAGCATTGAAGACAGTTACAAAGCCGCATTACGCCTAATGGAAAGCACCGATAAACCAACCGCAGTTTTCGCAACCGACGATTTAAAAGTACTTAGTATTTATAAAATGGCAGCCGATAAAAATTTACAAATACCTGCAGATTTTTCTGTCATCGGCTATAATGATAAAGTAGCATCATCTTTCTTGTCACCGCCACTTACTTCTATTGACATACCAATTAATAAACTAGGAAAAAAAGCGACTAACTTATTATTCCGCTTAATCCACCAAGATAAAAACGTACCAAAAACGACCATCATTAAAACCGAAATGATTGAACGTGAATCCATTCAGAAAATAAACGATTAAGCTTATTTTCTGAGTTTACTTGGTCCTGTAGCTCAGTTGGGAGAGTATCACCTTGACATGGTGGGGGTCGCTGGTTCGAGACCAGTCGGGACCATTTATAAAAAAGCACCCCTTATAGAAAGGGATGCTTTTTTTACGTTTATTTAAATAGCTTACCTAATTTCTTAAACAGACCATCTTCAATGATATCAATACCAATTCCCCAGTTACTATCTAGAACTTTTTTATTAGCTTTAATATATTCTTCTAAATCTTTCCCAGAAATAGTAAGGTTGTGATATGGACGATACTCTAAATAACACGAAGCACCGTTTTTGTGAATTTTCTTCGTCACACGATGATTTAAATACTTAGACTTGATGTCACATTCTTGACGTGTGTAGGAATCCGTCTGATCTATCGAGTGGTCAGTCGTTAAATGAATCTCCATTTTGATGATATTTCGATCAACCCAATACGGGAAATCTTTATGGAAATGTTTTTCCGCGCCATCATCAATAAAATTACCCCAACTCCAAAAATGTAAAAAGCGTTTTTTGTTTTCTACAATATATGGGTCAGTTATTGTTGCTTTATAAACTAGCGAAATCTCATTCATTTCCTTATTATCTTCCACAATTTGAATGGACGTGTTATTAAAGTGCTTATCAATCTCATTTTCTTCATATTTTTTATATAAAGTCATATTGCTATAAATCGCGAAGTTATAGCGATTAACAATATCTTTATTTGATTCATTTTTAAACATTTCACGTGATCCGTTTGCCATTCCACCGCGTAATTTTCTTTCAAAAACAACCTCGGCTTCATTTCCTTTAACATCACATCGGAAAATTTCTTCAACAGAAGGCGTTCTATCTTGAAAAGGCTCTTGTTTTTGTAATTCGGTTCCTGGTTTAATTTCCAAATAATACATGAAACTATTTCTTTGGCGGTTAGCTAAAAAGCCTTGGTCACTACTCATTGTGGCATCAATAAAATAAACTTGATTATCATCTGTTACTTTTAAAATCGCATGGTTAAAATTAAATGGTGACGGCGTATAAACCGGTAAAAAGACATCACTGCCATAATTAACCAAAATCAGCTCTGAATCGACTTCTAAATAATCTAAAATCACTTTTAAAAGAACCGTTTTCGCCTTACAATCACCTTGTTTCGTTTGATAAGTTACTTCTGCCGCTTGAGGCTCATGTCCATCCATTTCCGTTTCATTATACAAATAGTATATTTCTTTTTGAACAAAATCAATCGCATGCCTAATTTTATGTTTTAAAGAAGGTAATGCATCTAATTCAGAAACCAAATCACCAGCAAAACTGGCTAAATCCACTTGATAGAATTTCTGATAAACGTCACTGATTGCTTTGGTAATTTCTGGATAGGTCTTTTCAGTAACAAAATCAATAAATGGCGTAAGTTCAAACTCTTTTGGATCATTTCCAATATAGTCTTCTTTTTCAATTGTATAAGATTGGCTATTTTCAATAATAACTTTTTCTTTATCTAAAATTGCCCCTGCTTCATCGCGGAAATAATGGAAATTCGTTTCTAAATTCTGTCCTGTCTCGTTCTTCAATTCAAAACGATACTTTCCGTAAGCCCAGTATGAATTTGGAGCCGAATAAATCCAGCGGAAAAATTGGTTACGAATGCTGCTTTCTTCATATTTACGTTCAATAGTTGTTTCAATTAAGAAAATATCATTTAAATGTAAATCACGAATTAGAACCGTTACTTTTTTCTCATCATTAAAACTAGCTTGATTTTCATCACGAACATAATCCAAGACTTTCACATTAATATCATTTATTTTATCAATGACTTTGCCGTCGCGAATGACGGACAGAGTGTGTATATATAACACTTCATCTTCTGCCAAAATAAAATTGGTTTTTGCAGCGGAGTTGAGCATATTAGGATCATTCAAAGTATAAGCCATAGAAATATAACTTTCCCGTGAATTCGTTTTAGCCGTTTCTACAATATCACACCAAAAACAATAATCCCGTTCTTGGGCAATTTGAGCATTATAAAAATCTGTATCTTGGGTATCTAACCAAGAAGAAATGTTTTCTTGCTTTGTTTCAGGAGAGCTTAATTCAGGTTTTATAAAATAATATTCTTTTGTCATTGGATAATCTCCTTGAGTTTGTATTTTTTATAGCTCCTTTTATTTTAGCAATAACTAAATATAATAAACAAGAAATAATCTTATATGATTACTATCTTTCCATTTTTTAGTAAAAAATTCGACACATTTATCATTCTTATGTACAAAAAAAGAGCTCTATACAGCGCTCTTTAAATGTAGTTATTTACCTGTATCTAACCAAGAAAATAACTTCAAACTTTGATATTCCGTGCCAATTTTTTCATAATCTCTAAGTAATCCTTCTTCTAAAAAACCAAGCTTCTCTAGCAAAGTAATTGACGCCTCATTTCTCGGGTCTACTTTTGCTTCAATCCTGTGTAATTTAAAAGATTCTTTTCCCCACTCCATCAAGGCTTTTACAGCTTCTGTAGCATATCCTCGTTTCCAGAATCGTGTTCCTAAATCATAAGCGATTTCTGCTCGGTGATTTTCATGATCAATATAGTTAAAGCCACATGTACCAATAATTTCTCCTGTTGCTTGCAAAATAATTACACATCTAAGTGCTTTTCCTTCTATCTCTAGTTGCCTTAGCATCCGAATCATTTCTTCTACAGGCTGTAAACTTTGGAAAGGCTCAATGTTCATATATCTAGTAACTGAATCATCTGACCAGTATCCAAATAAAATTTCCGTATCAGCCAACGTCATTTCACTTAAAAAAAGTCGTTCGGTTTTTATCATTTGCTTCCGATTTTCCATACGTTTACCCCCGCATTATTAATAAAAAAAGCTTATCAAATCTTGCCCTCAAAGTAAAATGTTTCACGTGAAACATTGGCTCTTTCTTTAATATAGTAACGTTTAGGTTTATAATGAAAAATATCTCAAAAAGCTTCAAAAAGGAGAATGATTCATGGAACAAACGGATAAACGTAAAACTTTAGCACTTATTTCAATAATGCTTGGAGCTTTTATTTCATTATTAGATACGACAATTGTTAATGTGGCCTTGCCTGATATTACGACAGCCCTACATGCGACAAGCGAGACGATTGAATGGGTTATTTCAGGTTATGCTCTTGCATTTGGCCTTGTGCTTATTTTAGCTGGACGACTTGGGGATAAATTTGGTCGGAAAAACATTTATATTATCGGGATTACCCTATTTCTAATTATGAGTGTTACTGCCGGTTTAGCGGGTTCGGAAAATAGCCTAATTATTTCCCGGGTAATACAAGGTCTTGCTGCCGGGTTATTTTTCCCGCAAATCAATGCGACGATTATGGATATGTATTCCGGAAAAAGCCTCGGGAAAATCTTCGGCATTCTTGGTTCAGTTATTGGTGTTGGTACTGCCATCGGACCTCTTACAGGAGGACTTTTAATTGAACTGTTCGGCGCTACAAACGGTTGGCGCGCAGTTTTCTTCGTTAACGTACCTTTTGTGTTAGTAACACTTGTCCTAGCAATGCTTTATCTTCCTAAGAGAACCGTCTCCACGAAAAAAATCAGCTTTGATTTGCCTGGAGTTGGCTTACTGACAATCGCACTTTTACTATTACTTTTCCCACTTATTTCAAATGGTGCAAATGATTTCAAACCAATAGATTACCTTTTAATGGCGCTTTCTATTCCGCTCTTCATCATCCTTTATAAATGGAGTGTTTACCAAGAAAAGAAAGGCAATCAACCATTAATTGCGCCAAACTTA
Proteins encoded:
- a CDS encoding transglutaminase family protein, which gives rise to MTKEYYFIKPELSSPETKQENISSWLDTQDTDFYNAQIAQERDYCFWCDIVETAKTNSRESYISMAYTLNDPNMLNSAAKTNFILAEDEVLYIHTLSVIRDGKVIDKINDINVKVLDYVRDENQASFNDEKKVTVLIRDLHLNDIFLIETTIERKYEESSIRNQFFRWIYSAPNSYWAYGKYRFELKNETGQNLETNFHYFRDEAGAILDKEKVIIENSQSYTIEKEDYIGNDPKEFELTPFIDFVTEKTYPEITKAISDVYQKFYQVDLASFAGDLVSELDALPSLKHKIRHAIDFVQKEIYYLYNETEMDGHEPQAAEVTYQTKQGDCKAKTVLLKVILDYLEVDSELILVNYGSDVFLPVYTPSPFNFNHAILKVTDDNQVYFIDATMSSDQGFLANRQRNSFMYYLEIKPGTELQKQEPFQDRTPSVEEIFRCDVKGNEAEVVFERKLRGGMANGSREMFKNESNKDIVNRYNFAIYSNMTLYKKYEENEIDKHFNNTSIQIVEDNKEMNEISLVYKATITDPYIVENKKRFLHFWSWGNFIDDGAEKHFHKDFPYWVDRNIIKMEIHLTTDHSIDQTDSYTRQECDIKSKYLNHRVTKKIHKNGASCYLEYRPYHNLTISGKDLEEYIKANKKVLDSNWGIGIDIIEDGLFKKLGKLFK
- a CDS encoding sugar phosphorylase encodes the protein MTNLRKRLSRLYSEDVVESLATRIEARVNQTKQRKLVRKDKWDEKDIVLITYGDQFKEESKKTLPTFKKMYDRYLKSTFEVVHFLPFYPYSSDDGFSVIDYKAVNPELGDWEDIKEMEQSARLMFDFVCNHMSAKSEWFKRYLAGDKEFQNFFVEMDPDTDLSSVTRPRATPVLTPFQFASGKEGYIWTTFSEDQIDLNFACPEVLYKMIDVLMFYLEEGAEYVRLDAVGFMWKVPGTSSIHLEETHEIVKLFRDLVDIAAPGTIIITETNVPHVDNISYFGNGEKEAHMVYQFPLPPLVLHAIHHGNAEFLSNWAKNLELPEGKRTFFNFLASHDGIGLNPVRGIIPEADILALVDDLEKEGALVSYKQNPDGTKSPYEINVTYMDALSKQADTDDLRLSRFLVAHAVLMSIPGVPAVYVQSILGSRNDYLGVETTGHNRSINRKKYDLAEITAELEQADSLRKETYDALTKLISTRKAESLFHPEIAMEVLESTAELFVVKRSSGAESIILIHNLSEKEVSYSLDSGVYTNLYKGSTVTGSDSIKLRGYEFCWLKTKNYREEQK
- a CDS encoding LacI family DNA-binding transcriptional regulator, with the protein product MAATIYDIAKHAGVSKSTVSRVLNNQANISKESRQKVLEAIDELNYQPSKLARALTSSGFDAIMVISNRSTTTTTGNPFFSEIIQSISTQAELENFDLILQTAKNSEDELKKCLSKIQEKMIKGIIMLSSPADEDFFHQLDPYNIPIVVTGKVEGHYKNIYSVDTDNFGDSYALTKHLIKQGHKKIACIHAPLDYHVSIDRLAGFRSCLFDHQLDLRNDWIIDSGYSIEDSYKAALRLMESTDKPTAVFATDDLKVLSIYKMAADKNLQIPADFSVIGYNDKVASSFLSPPLTSIDIPINKLGKKATNLLFRLIHQDKNVPKTTIIKTEMIERESIQKIND
- a CDS encoding ABC transporter substrate-binding protein codes for the protein MKKKSLVLLVVVLVLSAVLAACGGKESGSKEVTIEFMHSSVEKERLDVINKLIADFEKENPTIKIKQIPVEEDAFNTKVVTLARSGKLPAVMEVSQDFAKVMDKDELIDQDAVKAVIDSVGEDKYYEGATNLVRSEDGKSYIAAPLSGWVQGIWYNKKALADAGFEEPKNWADIEKVAKKFTNKADKKYGIAIPTAESTMSEQAFSQFALSNKANVLDAKGNVTIDTPEMKEALQYYKDLSAYTMPGSNDVTEIKDAFMNGTVPMAMYSTYILPSVYEEGDPSNIGFAIPEEKEKAVYGTVSGLTISAGLDDDQKKATKKFVEYLSQPENMATWVLMSPGGAQPVNKEVVEQKAYKENEVIKSFGDLPNEIAASFNDIQVFGLVDGKNLTKMGDITSSGIIAQMVNNVTVGGGDVSADLKAAQKKAEEGK
- a CDS encoding GNAT family N-acetyltransferase, which encodes MENRKQMIKTERLFLSEMTLADTEILFGYWSDDSVTRYMNIEPFQSLQPVEEMIRMLRQLEIEGKALRCVIILQATGEIIGTCGFNYIDHENHRAEIAYDLGTRFWKRGYATEAVKALMEWGKESFKLHRIEAKVDPRNEASITLLEKLGFLEEGLLRDYEKIGTEYQSLKLFSWLDTGK
- a CDS encoding MFS transporter, whose amino-acid sequence is MEQTDKRKTLALISIMLGAFISLLDTTIVNVALPDITTALHATSETIEWVISGYALAFGLVLILAGRLGDKFGRKNIYIIGITLFLIMSVTAGLAGSENSLIISRVIQGLAAGLFFPQINATIMDMYSGKSLGKIFGILGSVIGVGTAIGPLTGGLLIELFGATNGWRAVFFVNVPFVLVTLVLAMLYLPKRTVSTKKISFDLPGVGLLTIALLLLLFPLISNGANDFKPIDYLLMALSIPLFIILYKWSVYQEKKGNQPLIAPNLLKNNQFVSGMLLSLVYFAAFTSIFFVLSLTWQTGFNRSAILSGLAISPFALGSVLAASNSYRFIPLLGRKLLMLGVSLVIVGLGTVSIVFHLNDGAFSAWLLFLPLFIAGLGSGLTIAPLNSFTLSTVTGIDRGGASGMFNTAQRIGSSFGIAVVGSVFFRTLGNTTATSKASAFSDSLQMSMYVNIFLLVVCFLLIFRLPKSI